In a genomic window of Streptomyces koelreuteriae:
- a CDS encoding inclusion body family protein, with translation MADLNVLIAFDAATIVERNPNASRNPDAPTQVDQSLIYMTTRHDHIVGTSGAELNLRAEPGDTVKWRETTVSLGSDYKALLYRYVSSDSQHQLIRTPEIEVIDGIYPLPKEGSEGRPEFDTQRYQDHYWRTTVKRSGKVTYHFSFQILDRHRQLKGYFQWDPFITIEDA, from the coding sequence ATGGCTGATCTCAACGTCCTGATCGCGTTCGACGCGGCCACCATCGTCGAACGGAACCCCAACGCCTCCCGCAACCCCGACGCACCGACCCAGGTCGACCAGAGCCTGATCTACATGACGACCCGCCACGACCACATCGTCGGCACGTCGGGCGCCGAGCTGAACCTGCGGGCCGAACCCGGCGACACCGTCAAGTGGCGCGAGACGACCGTCTCACTGGGCAGCGACTACAAGGCCCTGCTCTACCGCTACGTCAGCAGCGACAGCCAGCACCAGCTCATCCGCACACCGGAGATCGAGGTGATCGACGGCATCTACCCGCTGCCGAAGGAGGGCAGCGAGGGCCGCCCGGAGTTCGACACCCAGCGCTACCAGGACCACTACTGGCGGACGACCGTCAAGCGGTCCGGCAAGGTCACCTACCACTTCTCCTTCCAGATCCTGGACCGCCACCGCCAGTTGAAGGGGTACTTCCAGTGGGACCCCTTCATCACCATCGAGGACGCCTGA
- a CDS encoding thiamine pyrophosphate-binding protein, with protein sequence MTAIDRGCTVARYLALRLAELGITHLFGVPGNHLGPFLTTLRDEDDIEWVGTPTEGGAGQAADAYARIHGVGAVAVTYSVGAFNLLNACGGAYVEQVPLVAVNASPPYEQWQNYRAVGLLTSHMSPRAESNLDVYRQVTVDAQVVSHPGLAPGQIDAALTACLSERRPVYLEIMEDLWDEPCPAPEIPIVPRERPFSARNQTMLDHAVQAVLTLVEEHPGPDGRPRPIVWAGEEIDRFRLGEQLTGLVEATGVPFCTTVGAKAVVDEDLPQFHGVYNGPASHPDVHRVFKDWATCRIGLGAWSTSKNLGGEQSVGGDWVMAALGGVSVGTSYFPDVQLRHLLPALQDALVKAYGSECLAADYYAESYDHHGSPGDRPAALAHRTAALAHRPAALAQHRASLRTADTRSHRPDGQHLTYDGVFDRINHFLNHDTGEDWTVVSDAAFSLIGSMNLSLPAGGFLSQVSWLSIGWSVGAATGAALAPEREDARPMVFVGDGAFQETCQELSTHTRLGLRSVVFVMDNGHFYGIEQMLVHPEFYADRDGAEPDFYNVLHPWHYDRLPAVFAGGRTPANGVSVSHTADLDDLLARLTDPADPLNAGPLLVRVRLHRHDYPRAMAYKVPHP encoded by the coding sequence ATGACCGCGATCGACCGCGGGTGCACGGTCGCCCGCTATCTCGCCCTGCGGCTCGCCGAGTTGGGCATCACCCATCTGTTCGGCGTCCCCGGCAACCACCTCGGCCCGTTCCTGACCACCCTGCGGGACGAGGACGACATCGAGTGGGTCGGTACCCCCACCGAGGGCGGCGCGGGCCAGGCCGCCGACGCCTACGCCCGTATCCACGGCGTGGGTGCGGTCGCCGTCACCTACAGCGTGGGCGCGTTCAACCTGCTCAACGCCTGTGGCGGCGCCTACGTCGAGCAGGTCCCGCTGGTCGCCGTCAACGCCTCGCCGCCGTACGAGCAGTGGCAGAACTACCGTGCCGTCGGCCTGCTCACCTCGCACATGAGCCCGCGTGCGGAGAGCAACCTGGACGTCTACCGGCAGGTCACCGTGGACGCGCAGGTCGTCTCCCACCCGGGTCTCGCCCCCGGCCAGATCGACGCCGCGCTCACCGCGTGCCTCTCCGAGCGCCGCCCGGTCTACCTGGAGATCATGGAGGACCTCTGGGACGAGCCCTGCCCCGCGCCCGAGATACCGATCGTGCCCCGGGAGCGGCCGTTCAGCGCGCGCAACCAGACGATGCTGGACCACGCCGTGCAGGCGGTCCTCACCCTGGTCGAGGAACATCCGGGCCCGGACGGCAGGCCCCGCCCGATCGTGTGGGCCGGTGAGGAGATCGACCGGTTCCGCCTCGGCGAGCAGCTCACCGGCCTGGTGGAGGCCACGGGCGTGCCGTTCTGCACGACCGTCGGAGCCAAGGCCGTCGTCGACGAGGACCTGCCGCAGTTCCACGGCGTCTACAACGGCCCGGCCAGCCACCCCGATGTGCACCGCGTGTTCAAGGACTGGGCGACCTGCCGGATCGGGCTCGGCGCCTGGTCGACGTCGAAGAACCTCGGCGGCGAGCAGTCCGTCGGCGGCGACTGGGTGATGGCCGCGCTCGGCGGCGTCAGCGTCGGCACCTCCTACTTCCCCGACGTCCAGCTCCGCCATCTGCTGCCCGCCCTCCAGGACGCCCTGGTGAAGGCCTACGGCTCCGAGTGCCTGGCCGCCGACTACTACGCCGAGTCCTACGACCACCACGGCTCACCGGGCGACCGCCCCGCGGCCCTCGCACACCGCACCGCGGCCCTCGCACACCGCCCCGCGGCCCTCGCACAGCACCGCGCCTCCCTCCGTACCGCTGACACGCGATCCCACCGGCCGGACGGGCAACACCTCACCTACGACGGCGTCTTCGACCGGATCAACCACTTCCTGAACCACGACACCGGCGAGGACTGGACGGTCGTCTCGGACGCCGCGTTCTCCCTCATCGGCTCGATGAACCTGTCCCTGCCGGCGGGCGGATTCCTCTCGCAGGTCAGCTGGCTGTCCATCGGCTGGTCGGTCGGCGCGGCCACCGGCGCCGCGCTCGCCCCCGAGCGGGAGGACGCCCGCCCGATGGTCTTCGTCGGCGACGGCGCCTTCCAGGAGACCTGCCAGGAACTCTCCACCCACACCCGGCTCGGACTGCGCTCGGTGGTCTTCGTCATGGACAACGGCCACTTCTACGGCATCGAACAGATGCTGGTGCACCCGGAGTTCTACGCGGACCGCGACGGGGCCGAACCGGACTTCTACAACGTCCTCCACCCCTGGCACTACGACCGGCTCCCGGCCGTCTTCGCCGGCGGGAGGACCCCGGCGAACGGCGTCAGCGTCAGCCACACCGCGGACCTGGACGACCTCCTGGCCCGCCTCACCGACCCGGCCGACCCGCTCAACGCCGGACCGCTCCTGGTGCGCGTCCGGCTGCACCGGCACGACTACCCGCGGGCGATGGCCTACAAGGTTCCGCACCCGTAG
- a CDS encoding flavin monoamine oxidase family protein — protein MTDTSRDSSATRARWQTCLRLARELLLVGPDGKDLKLDYLHTLIDTGRLGPTQHPRKKILVVGAGIAGLVAGRLLKDAGHEVTILEANGSRVGGRVKTFRATKHHQPFDDPAQYAEAGAMRLPDFHPLVLALVDKLGLGRRQFYNVDVDPGTGSGPDVPVPPVSYSSFTGRTWSYGDGSPDFREPDKRGNSWIRTNRVQVRRSEYAAGPERVNEGFHLTGDEVRSPVVKMVDDALEAVRDYYSDLVDGRRVNKPFEEWVEGWARVIRDFDGYSMGGFLRDHAGLSDEAIEAVGTLENMSSRLHLSFFHSFLSRSDINPGVRYWEIPGGSWRLPHTLHQGLRDEVRLGHRMIRLEYHDPSRDTDPEGTGVVGPDGWGVAVQTVAEDDPQGPPRLWAADLAIVTVPFSALRFVEIVPSMSYKKRRAIIETHYDQATKVLLEFSHRWWEFTEDDWREELDRISPGLYEYYRQGGQDGTGLTVVSADSGPSLAFAGLLGVAVKDSGVTEEMRQLDRALPLRGPAVRPATHCFGGGSAADNPNRFMYYPSHRIEGSTGGVVLASYCWSDDAARWDSMRGAERYVYALRNLQALHGRRIEVFFTGRGATKSWARDPYAFGEAAIYTAHQMTSFHLDVSRPEGPVHFAGEHTSLKHAWIEGALESAVRAALAVHQAPPVTVPGEGA, from the coding sequence ATGACCGACACTTCTCGGGACAGCTCCGCCACCCGTGCCCGCTGGCAGACCTGTCTCCGGCTCGCCCGTGAGCTTCTGCTCGTCGGGCCGGACGGCAAGGACCTCAAACTCGACTATCTGCACACCCTGATCGACACGGGCCGTCTCGGCCCCACGCAGCACCCGCGTAAGAAGATCCTCGTCGTCGGGGCCGGAATCGCCGGGCTCGTCGCGGGGCGATTGCTCAAGGACGCCGGCCACGAGGTCACGATTCTGGAGGCCAATGGCAGCCGGGTCGGCGGGCGGGTGAAGACGTTCCGGGCCACCAAGCACCATCAGCCCTTCGACGACCCGGCCCAGTACGCCGAGGCCGGTGCCATGCGGCTGCCGGACTTCCATCCGCTCGTCCTCGCGCTGGTCGACAAACTCGGGCTCGGCCGCCGCCAGTTCTACAACGTGGACGTGGACCCCGGCACGGGCAGCGGCCCCGATGTCCCTGTGCCACCGGTGTCGTACTCCTCCTTCACCGGCCGGACCTGGTCCTACGGCGACGGCAGCCCCGACTTCCGCGAGCCCGACAAGCGCGGCAATTCCTGGATCCGTACGAACCGGGTCCAGGTGCGGCGGTCCGAGTACGCCGCCGGGCCGGAGCGTGTCAATGAGGGCTTCCATCTCACCGGGGACGAAGTCCGTTCTCCTGTGGTGAAGATGGTCGATGATGCGCTGGAGGCCGTGCGGGACTATTACTCCGACCTCGTCGACGGCCGGCGCGTCAACAAGCCGTTCGAGGAGTGGGTCGAGGGCTGGGCGCGGGTGATCCGTGATTTCGACGGCTACTCGATGGGCGGCTTCCTGCGCGATCACGCCGGGCTCAGCGACGAGGCGATCGAGGCCGTCGGAACCCTGGAGAACATGTCCTCGCGGCTGCATCTCTCCTTCTTCCACAGCTTCCTGAGCCGCAGCGACATCAACCCGGGCGTCCGCTACTGGGAGATACCCGGCGGCAGCTGGCGCCTGCCGCACACCCTCCACCAGGGCCTGCGCGACGAGGTGCGGCTCGGTCACCGCATGATCCGCCTCGAGTATCACGACCCCAGCCGCGACACCGACCCCGAGGGCACCGGCGTCGTCGGGCCCGACGGCTGGGGCGTGGCCGTGCAGACCGTCGCCGAGGACGATCCACAGGGCCCGCCCCGCCTGTGGGCGGCGGACCTGGCGATCGTCACCGTCCCGTTCTCCGCCCTGCGCTTCGTGGAGATCGTCCCCTCGATGTCGTACAAGAAGCGCCGCGCGATCATCGAGACCCACTACGACCAGGCCACCAAGGTGCTGCTGGAGTTCAGCCACCGCTGGTGGGAGTTCACCGAGGACGACTGGCGCGAGGAACTGGACCGGATCTCGCCGGGGCTGTACGAGTACTACCGGCAGGGCGGCCAGGACGGCACCGGTCTGACGGTCGTGTCCGCGGACTCCGGGCCCAGCCTTGCCTTCGCCGGGCTGCTCGGGGTCGCCGTCAAGGACAGCGGCGTCACCGAGGAGATGCGGCAGCTCGACCGCGCCCTGCCACTGCGCGGGCCCGCCGTCCGGCCCGCCACGCACTGCTTCGGCGGTGGCTCCGCCGCCGACAACCCCAACCGGTTCATGTACTACCCCTCGCACCGGATCGAGGGCAGTACCGGCGGCGTCGTCCTCGCCTCCTACTGCTGGTCCGACGACGCCGCCCGCTGGGACTCCATGCGCGGCGCCGAGCGCTACGTCTACGCCCTGCGCAACCTCCAGGCCCTGCACGGCCGCCGTATCGAGGTGTTCTTCACCGGGCGGGGCGCCACCAAGAGCTGGGCCCGCGACCCGTACGCCTTCGGCGAGGCCGCCATCTACACCGCGCACCAGATGACCAGCTTCCATCTGGACGTCTCGCGGCCCGAGGGCCCGGTGCACTTCGCCGGGGAGCACACCTCCCTCAAGCACGCCTGGATCGAGGGCGCCCTCGAGAGCGCCGTACGGGCCGCGCTCGCCGTTCATCAGGCTCCGCCGGTCACCGTCCCGGGGGAGGGGGCATGA